The segment CCCGCGCCTGGGCCGGTCCGGCCCCGCAAGAGGCTGCCGCCTGGCCCGCCGCCCCGCGCTACGGCGAGCTGCGGCGCCTGGCCTGAGCTTGACCTGCCGCCCCCGCAGCGGCGAGCATGGCGGCCGGACAAGCGGGGAGACACCTCAAGATGGAACTGAACACCGTGCGCCTTTTCGTGCGCGATCTGGCCGCTGCCCGCGCCTTCTACGCCGATGTGCTGGACCTGCCGCTGCAGGCCGCCAACGCTGAGCTGGGCTATTGCGTGTTCGCCGCGGGCCGCGGCGTTACCCTGGTCGTGGAGCGGGTGGAGGCGCAGGCCGACGCCGAGGAGCAGGCCCTGGTGGGCCGCTTCAGCGGCCTCTCCTTCGCCGTGCCGGATCTGGAGGCCCGCTACCAGGCCCTGCAAGCCCGGGGCGTGGTCTTCAGCGGTGCGCCGGAACTGCAGGCCTGGGGCGGCCGCCTGGCCACCCTGCTGGATCCGGCGGGCAATGCGCTGCAGCTGGTGCAGCTGCCCGCGGCCTGAAGCGACGGTTCAGACGGTTTGCGCCGTCAGGCGCAGGTACTTCTGCATCAGCATCTCGCGGGTCTCGACATGCTGGGGGTTCACCGGGATGCAGGCCACGGGGCACAGGGCCACGCACTGGGGCTCCTCGTGGTGGCCCACGCATTCGGTGCACTTGCCCGGATCGATCTCGTAGTACTCCGCACCCATGGCGATGGCATTGTTCGGGCACTCGGGCTCGCACACATCGCAGTTGATGCACTCGTCGGTAATCATCAAAGCCATGACGCGCCCCTCACTCCGCCTTCTTGATGCGCTCGCGCAAACGTTCGAGCACCAAGGGTGACACGAACTTGGAGACATCGCCGCCCAGGGTGGCGATCTCCCTGACGAAGGTGCTGGAAATGAACTGGTACTGGTCCGAGGGTGTGAGGAAGACGGTCTCCACCTCGGGCATCAGGCTGCGGTTCATGCCGGCCATCTGGAATTCGTACTCGAAGTCGCTCACCGCGCGCAGGCCGCGCACCACCACCTTGCCGCCATGCTCCATCACGAAGTCGCGCAGCAGGCCGCGGAAGGGAATGACCTCCACATTGGGGTACTTGGCCGCCAGCTGCTGGGCGATGTCCAGGCGCTCCTCGATGGAGAACATGGTGCGCTTGTGGTGGCCGGCGGCCACCGCAATGATCAGGCGCTCGAACAGGCGGCTGGCCCGGCGCATCAGGTCCTCATGACCGAGGGTCATGGGATCGAAGGTGCCGGGATAGACGGCGGTGAGGACGGTCACGGAGGTCAAGGGCGGTCTCCCGAGGAGGCAGCGGTGGACAGGGCCCCGATTATCCGCTGCGCTGCAGCAGCTGGCTGTGGACCGCGCCGGCCCGCGCCTGGCGCTTGGGCGTCAGGCCCAGCTCGGGCGCCGGCTCCAGGGGCCGCGACGACTCCAGATAGAGAAAGCCGCCGGGCACCAGCAGGGGCGCGGCCGCCTTGAGCGCGGCCTCGAACAGGTCCTGCTGGAAGGGCGGGTCGAGGAAGACCAGCTCGTAGCGGGCCGGGGCGCAGCGCGCCATCCAGGCCAGGGCATCGGCCTGCTCCACCTGCAGGCGGTCCTCGGCCTTGAGCCGTGTGCGGCTGGCCTTGAGGCTGCGGCAGAGCTCGGCGTCGCGCTCCAGCAGCTGCACCTCCGCGGCGCCGCGCGAGGCGGCCTCAAAACCCAGGGCGCCGCTGCCGGCAAAAGCGTCCAGCACGCGCCAGCCGTCCAGGTCCTGGCCCAGCCAGTTGAACAGGGTTTCGCGCACGCGGTCGGGCGTGGGGCGCAGGCCGGGCTTGTCGGCCACCGGGAGCTTGGAGCGCTTCCACAGGCCGCCGATGATCCGTAC is part of the Shinella sp. XGS7 genome and harbors:
- a CDS encoding VOC family protein; protein product: MELNTVRLFVRDLAAARAFYADVLDLPLQAANAELGYCVFAAGRGVTLVVERVEAQADAEEQALVGRFSGLSFAVPDLEARYQALQARGVVFSGAPELQAWGGRLATLLDPAGNALQLVQLPAA
- the coaD gene encoding pantetheine-phosphate adenylyltransferase; protein product: MTVLTAVYPGTFDPMTLGHEDLMRRASRLFERLIIAVAAGHHKRTMFSIEERLDIAQQLAAKYPNVEVIPFRGLLRDFVMEHGGKVVVRGLRAVSDFEYEFQMAGMNRSLMPEVETVFLTPSDQYQFISSTFVREIATLGGDVSKFVSPLVLERLRERIKKAE
- the rsmD gene encoding 16S rRNA (guanine(966)-N(2))-methyltransferase RsmD, yielding MAEVRIIGGLWKRSKLPVADKPGLRPTPDRVRETLFNWLGQDLDGWRVLDAFAGSGALGFEAASRGAAEVQLLERDAELCRSLKASRTRLKAEDRLQVEQADALAWMARCAPARYELVFLDPPFQQDLFEAALKAAAPLLVPGGFLYLESSRPLEPAPELGLTPKRQARAGAVHSQLLQRSG
- a CDS encoding YfhL family 4Fe-4S dicluster ferredoxin; protein product: MALMITDECINCDVCEPECPNNAIAMGAEYYEIDPGKCTECVGHHEEPQCVALCPVACIPVNPQHVETREMLMQKYLRLTAQTV